In the Lysinibacillus sp. PLM2 genome, one interval contains:
- a CDS encoding RNA-binding protein Jag, which translates to MKQITQIGASVDEALHLALQKLGVTRQQVEVEVLQEGKKGFLGFGAKQAEIRVTLKEEQEQSNTPNVEATEVIELVENLANASDLKEDKEFQQVEGNDNNELLEDVNVIQNVDPIEKAKEYVTNIAREMGIQDLKIEVENKGKRLLFKLDSEKAALLIGKHGATLNALQQLTQLVVNNTAKTFISVTLDVENYRDRRQATLEQLADRMADKAVRTGRKVVLEPMPSYERKVIHNALANRIDIETYSEGTEPNRYLVIEPLK; encoded by the coding sequence GTGAAACAAATCACGCAAATAGGAGCGAGCGTTGATGAAGCGCTTCACTTAGCGTTACAGAAACTTGGAGTTACTAGACAACAAGTAGAAGTTGAAGTTTTACAAGAAGGTAAAAAAGGATTTTTAGGTTTTGGAGCAAAACAAGCAGAAATACGCGTTACTTTAAAAGAAGAACAAGAGCAATCAAATACACCAAATGTTGAAGCAACTGAAGTAATAGAGTTAGTAGAAAATTTAGCGAATGCTTCAGACTTAAAAGAAGACAAAGAGTTCCAACAAGTTGAAGGTAATGACAATAATGAATTACTAGAAGATGTAAACGTCATTCAAAATGTCGATCCAATTGAAAAAGCGAAGGAATATGTAACAAATATTGCAAGAGAAATGGGTATACAAGATTTAAAAATAGAGGTTGAAAATAAAGGAAAACGTCTACTATTTAAACTTGATAGTGAAAAAGCTGCTCTCTTAATAGGAAAACATGGGGCTACTTTAAATGCCTTACAGCAATTAACTCAACTTGTAGTAAATAATACAGCTAAAACCTTCATCTCAGTTACTCTGGATGTTGAAAATTATCGTGATCGTAGGCAAGCAACATTAGAACAACTAGCAGACCGTATGGCAGATAAAGCGGTGCGTACTGGACGAAAAGTTGTACTTGAGCCAATGCCATCCTACGAACGAAAAGTAATTCATAATGCGTTAGCAAATCGA
- the misCA gene encoding membrane protein insertase MisCA — protein MRKNLWVILSLVSVALLLSGCTDFNKPISAESTGFWNEFIVWPLVSIIKYFADLLGSYGLGIIVVTIIIRLAILPLTIKQVKSSKKMQEIQPKMKELQQKYASKDAITQQKYQQEMMTLMQTAGVNPLAGCLPILIQMPILIGIYHAISRMDATGPEVFNLGTFIIFPLADTSIVLAVIAGLMQYVVLMTGPAMDNPQMKVMMYIMPLMIVGFGAVVPAALSLYWVVGNIVSVVQNLLIYKPWNRNKEAATIGGAKK, from the coding sequence TTGAGGAAAAATCTTTGGGTAATTCTGTCACTTGTATCAGTAGCATTGTTGCTATCAGGGTGTACAGATTTTAATAAGCCGATTTCGGCTGAAAGCACAGGATTTTGGAACGAATTTATCGTATGGCCATTAGTTTCAATTATTAAATACTTTGCGGATTTATTAGGATCTTATGGTTTGGGAATTATTGTTGTTACAATTATCATTCGATTAGCAATACTTCCATTAACAATTAAACAAGTAAAAAGTTCTAAAAAAATGCAAGAAATACAACCTAAAATGAAAGAATTGCAACAGAAATATGCATCGAAGGACGCTATTACACAGCAAAAGTATCAACAAGAAATGATGACTTTAATGCAAACAGCTGGTGTTAATCCACTTGCAGGTTGTTTACCAATTTTAATTCAAATGCCAATATTAATTGGTATCTACCACGCAATTAGCCGAATGGATGCTACAGGTCCAGAAGTGTTTAATTTAGGTACATTTATCATTTTCCCGTTAGCTGATACAAGTATTGTATTAGCGGTTATCGCTGGTTTAATGCAATATGTTGTATTAATGACAGGCCCAGCAATGGACAACCCACAAATGAAAGTGATGATGTATATTATGCCGTTAATGATTGTTGGTTTTGGTGCAGTAGTGCCAGCAGCATTATCATTATATTGGGTAGTAGGAAATATTGTATCAGTAGTACAAAACCTTTTGATTTACAAACCTTGGAATAGAAATAAAGAAGCTGCTACTATAGGAGGAGCGAAAAAGTGA
- the rnpA gene encoding ribonuclease P protein component, with translation MKKSQRVKKNEDFQKVFKKGKSFANRQFVVYLLQKEGQAEFRIGLSVSKKIGKAVTRVQIKRYIRQAFLELKEQIRQDMDYVIIARNPAANLDFHETKKSIEHVLKIAKVLKK, from the coding sequence ATGAAAAAAAGTCAGCGTGTTAAGAAAAACGAGGATTTCCAGAAGGTTTTTAAAAAGGGTAAATCCTTTGCGAATCGTCAATTTGTTGTTTACTTACTTCAAAAAGAGGGACAAGCTGAATTTCGTATCGGATTATCTGTTAGCAAAAAAATCGGTAAGGCGGTTACCCGAGTACAAATAAAACGATATATTAGGCAAGCGTTCCTTGAACTAAAAGAACAAATAAGACAAGATATGGATTATGTTATCATCGCCCGAAATCCGGCGGCCAATTTAGATTTTCATGAAACAAAAAAAAGTATAGAACATGTGTTGAAAATAGCAAAAGTGTTAAAAAAATAG